Proteins from one Terriglobia bacterium genomic window:
- the hpnH gene encoding adenosyl-hopene transferase HpnH, which yields MRFPLSLTANLSTYIAGKRLHRVDKFPLVMMLEPLHACNLTCTGCGRIREYKDTIRDKLTVEQCLNAVDECGAPVVSICGGEPMIYPDLPRLVSEILDRKKNIYLCTNGMFIRKRLQDYKPTSRMFFNIHLDGMEATHDLCVERNGVFREAVEAIKFAKDRGFQVCTNTTIYKQTDLNEIAELFEFLRGLGVDGHMLSPAYSYLAVQTKEIFMSRQEIHQKFRLASRLLEKYCVMTSPIYLEYLRGERELECTAWGNPTYNPRGWKGPCYLITDGHYATFKEFMQSTPWEKYGPGKDPRCEHCMVHVGFEPSAVLGANRNFPDTWKLLRWQLTKPKSGRNGNGAQYANGLVG from the coding sequence ATGAGATTTCCGCTCAGTTTGACGGCAAATCTGAGTACCTATATTGCTGGAAAGAGGCTTCATCGCGTTGATAAATTTCCTTTGGTCATGATGCTGGAACCGTTGCACGCCTGTAACCTGACATGCACAGGCTGTGGACGCATTCGAGAATATAAAGATACCATCCGCGACAAGCTGACCGTCGAGCAATGCCTCAATGCAGTGGATGAGTGCGGCGCGCCTGTCGTTTCCATTTGCGGCGGCGAGCCAATGATCTATCCTGACTTGCCGCGCCTGGTAAGTGAAATCCTGGACCGCAAGAAGAACATCTACCTTTGCACGAATGGGATGTTCATTCGAAAACGTCTGCAGGATTACAAGCCCACCTCACGCATGTTTTTCAACATCCACCTGGACGGCATGGAGGCCACCCACGACCTCTGCGTAGAACGCAACGGGGTTTTCCGCGAGGCGGTCGAGGCCATCAAGTTCGCCAAAGACCGCGGTTTCCAGGTGTGTACCAACACCACCATTTACAAGCAGACAGACCTGAACGAGATCGCGGAACTGTTTGAATTCCTGCGAGGCCTCGGCGTGGACGGGCACATGCTTTCACCGGCTTACTCCTATCTTGCCGTCCAGACCAAAGAAATCTTCATGTCTCGCCAGGAAATTCATCAGAAGTTCCGCCTGGCCAGCCGTCTGCTGGAAAAATACTGCGTCATGACTTCGCCGATCTATTTGGAATATCTGCGCGGCGAGCGCGAACTGGAGTGTACGGCATGGGGCAATCCTACTTATAATCCGCGCGGCTGGAAGGGTCCGTGCTACCTGATCACGGACGGGCACTACGCCACCTTCAAAGAGTTCATGCAATCCACTCCCTGGGAAAAGTACGGGCCGGGGAAGGATCCTCGATGCGAACACTGTATGGTCCACGTGGGCTTTGAACCTTCCGCGGTGCTGGGAGCCAACCGCAATTTCCCCGATACCTGGAAACTCCTCAGGTGGCAGCTTACGAAACCGAAGAGCGGGCGCAACGGCAACGGCGCCCAGTACGCAAATGGACTCGTAGGATGA
- a CDS encoding 4-hydroxy-3-methylbut-2-enyl diphosphate reductase, which translates to MNVAPHVENSSRAEPGTLMLLRPRGFCAGVIRAIDVVRMVLDKLGPPVYVRREIVHNRYVVDELAGQGAVFVENLEEVPTGAAVIFSAHGVSPAVREEARARQLRIIDATCPLVTKVHLEVIRYAREKYTIVLIGHRDHDEMIGTLGEAPEVIRLISSVEDVETLDPPDPNRIVYLTQTTLSLDDTAEIVDRLKQRFPAIIGPPGQDICYATQNRQMAVKAIAPKADGILVVGAQNSSNSNRLVEVARRGGTVAYLIGNADDILPEWVNGHRRIGVTAGASTPEVLVRQVVDRLKEWGFTRVEEVEWIEEDVRFALPAELKV; encoded by the coding sequence ATGAACGTGGCTCCTCACGTCGAGAACTCGTCTCGCGCTGAACCAGGAACTTTGATGCTGTTGCGACCCAGAGGCTTTTGCGCGGGCGTCATTCGCGCCATTGATGTTGTCCGCATGGTTCTCGACAAGCTGGGACCTCCGGTTTATGTGCGGCGGGAGATTGTTCATAACCGTTATGTTGTAGACGAGTTGGCCGGCCAGGGCGCCGTATTTGTCGAAAACCTTGAAGAGGTGCCGACAGGGGCAGCAGTTATTTTCAGTGCTCATGGAGTCTCGCCGGCAGTTCGCGAGGAAGCACGCGCCCGGCAGCTTCGCATCATTGACGCCACCTGCCCACTGGTCACTAAGGTCCATCTGGAGGTGATCCGGTACGCCCGCGAAAAATATACCATTGTCCTTATCGGCCACCGGGACCACGACGAGATGATCGGTACGCTCGGGGAAGCCCCCGAAGTAATCCGGTTGATTTCCTCAGTCGAGGACGTGGAGACCCTGGATCCACCTGATCCCAACCGGATCGTCTATCTGACGCAGACCACCTTAAGCCTTGACGACACAGCGGAAATCGTGGACCGGCTCAAACAGCGATTCCCCGCCATTATCGGGCCGCCGGGACAGGACATCTGCTACGCCACTCAGAACCGGCAGATGGCCGTCAAGGCCATCGCCCCCAAGGCTGATGGAATCCTGGTGGTGGGAGCCCAAAACAGTTCCAATTCAAACCGGCTGGTGGAAGTTGCGCGGCGCGGAGGGACGGTCGCATACCTGATCGGCAACGCTGACGATATCCTCCCTGAATGGGTCAACGGCCACCGCCGTATTGGTGTCACCGCAGGTGCGTCGACGCCGGAAGTGCTGGTCCGGCAAGTTGTCGATCGCCTGAAGGAATGGGGCTTTACGCGAGTAGAGGAAGTCGAGTGGATTGAAGAAGACGTTCGCTTTGCCCTGCCTGCGGAATTGAAGGTCTAA
- a CDS encoding alcohol dehydrogenase catalytic domain-containing protein: protein MTTIRTEAGTPTELQQPSKRMWAGVYRGQGRVVAEEVPLPAISEGEVLVRVRACGICGTDIKKIKHGFLPPPQIFGHEIAGTVETVGAGVREWRTGDRVLTFHHIPCGACFYCDQKLYSQCPTYKKVGVTSGFRPSGGGFAEYVRVMDWIAERGMVRIPPHVSFEEASFVEPVNTCLKAIYKARVEERDKVLVLGQGPIGMLLMMLARICAGSRVVTADPVPARRRKSIELGAEESFDPVGVDLVEAIRTRTSGRGADVVLVAAPQRELLEQALTLTRPGGRVLLFAYNDPLLRVEFPAAAVGIDEKEILGSYSASYDLQQESARLIFERVLPVQKLISHRFPLFEIEQALNLAAHPTEESLKIIVVP from the coding sequence ATGACAACCATCAGAACAGAAGCCGGGACGCCGACGGAACTCCAGCAGCCGAGCAAACGGATGTGGGCTGGGGTCTACCGCGGCCAGGGCCGCGTGGTCGCTGAGGAGGTGCCGCTGCCTGCAATTTCCGAGGGCGAAGTGCTGGTGCGAGTCCGCGCCTGCGGCATCTGCGGAACTGACATTAAGAAGATCAAGCACGGGTTCCTCCCTCCGCCACAGATATTCGGGCACGAAATCGCCGGAACAGTTGAAACGGTTGGTGCCGGCGTACGAGAGTGGCGGACGGGTGACAGGGTGTTGACATTTCATCACATTCCCTGCGGCGCTTGTTTCTACTGCGATCAGAAACTCTACTCCCAGTGCCCCACCTACAAGAAGGTGGGAGTCACCAGCGGCTTCCGCCCCAGCGGAGGAGGCTTCGCGGAATACGTGCGTGTAATGGATTGGATCGCCGAACGGGGAATGGTCCGGATTCCGCCACATGTTTCCTTTGAGGAAGCCTCATTTGTCGAACCTGTCAATACATGCCTGAAGGCCATCTACAAAGCCCGTGTCGAGGAGCGGGACAAGGTCCTAGTGTTGGGCCAGGGCCCTATCGGCATGCTGCTGATGATGTTGGCGCGGATCTGCGCCGGCAGCAGAGTGGTGACGGCCGATCCGGTGCCGGCACGCCGCCGGAAAAGCATCGAACTCGGGGCTGAGGAGTCCTTTGATCCTGTGGGCGTGGATCTGGTTGAAGCCATCCGCACTCGCACTTCGGGCCGTGGCGCAGACGTCGTGCTGGTTGCTGCGCCCCAGCGTGAACTCTTGGAGCAGGCCCTGACACTGACCCGCCCCGGAGGTCGTGTCCTCCTTTTTGCCTATAACGATCCGTTGCTGCGCGTCGAATTTCCTGCCGCGGCGGTGGGAATTGACGAAAAAGAAATCCTCGGCAGTTATAGCGCTTCATATGATCTGCAGCAAGAATCTGCCCGTCTGATTTTTGAACGTGTACTTCCGGTGCAGAAGTTGATTTCTCACCGGTTTCCCCTTTTTGAAATTGAACAAGCTTTAAATCTGGCAGCTCATCCTACTGAGGAGTCTCTGAAAATCATAGTGGTGCCTTAA
- the hpnA gene encoding hopanoid-associated sugar epimerase: MISLVTGASGFVGSHVARTLAERGEKVRVLVRPQSSLLALEGVPVEKVYGDLRDLSSLGPAIKGADRVFHVAADYRLGASRPQEIYDSNVTGTRNLLEAARRVGVQRIVVTSSVATIAVDRGVTLPNEATEAGIEEMIGHYKRSKFLAEKEALRAAREGLPLVVVNPTTPVGPGDWKPTPTGQVIVDFLNGKIPAYVETGLNWVPVEDVAFGHWIAAERGRVGERYVLGGRNMMLKEVLDALARISGRTGPRLRLPHSVAMAAGYADQVCSRVLNRQPRIPLEGVRMARHKMFVDCSKAAAELGFRAGPVEAALERAVAWYIQNGYANHSNLARGFGRAALASRERE; encoded by the coding sequence ATGATTTCTCTTGTAACCGGGGCAAGCGGCTTTGTGGGTAGCCACGTAGCTCGAACGCTGGCCGAACGTGGCGAAAAGGTCCGGGTCCTCGTGCGCCCGCAAAGCAGCCTTTTGGCGCTCGAAGGAGTGCCGGTAGAAAAGGTATACGGCGATCTGCGAGATCTCAGCTCGCTGGGTCCCGCCATTAAAGGCGCCGATCGGGTCTTTCACGTTGCGGCCGATTACCGCCTGGGTGCTTCCCGCCCTCAGGAGATTTACGATTCCAACGTAACCGGTACACGGAATTTACTGGAAGCAGCACGCAGAGTGGGAGTTCAGCGAATCGTGGTCACCAGCAGCGTTGCAACCATTGCAGTAGACCGCGGTGTCACCCTGCCCAACGAAGCAACCGAGGCGGGAATCGAGGAAATGATTGGCCACTATAAACGCTCAAAGTTCCTCGCCGAGAAAGAAGCGCTGAGGGCGGCGCGCGAAGGACTGCCCCTGGTGGTTGTCAATCCCACCACTCCGGTAGGCCCGGGTGACTGGAAACCGACGCCGACTGGCCAGGTCATCGTGGATTTCCTGAACGGCAAGATTCCGGCATACGTCGAGACCGGCCTCAACTGGGTGCCTGTTGAAGACGTTGCATTCGGGCACTGGATAGCTGCGGAGCGCGGACGCGTCGGCGAGCGGTACGTCCTCGGCGGTCGCAACATGATGCTGAAAGAAGTTCTAGATGCTCTGGCGCGAATCAGCGGACGTACCGGCCCTCGTCTTCGTCTGCCGCATTCCGTCGCTATGGCTGCCGGATATGCCGACCAGGTCTGTTCGCGCGTGTTGAACCGCCAGCCACGAATCCCGTTGGAGGGAGTTCGAATGGCGCGGCACAAAATGTTCGTGGATTGCTCCAAAGCTGCCGCTGAACTCGGCTTCAGAGCTGGCCCGGTGGAGGCTGCACTCGAGAGGGCCGTCGCCTGGTACATACAGAATGGCTACGCCAACCATAGCAACCTCGCAAGAGGCTTCGGACGTGCGGCATTAGCAAGCCGGGAACGCGAATGA
- the hpnJ gene encoding hopanoid biosynthesis associated radical SAM protein HpnJ has product MVSVLKTLLLNPPSFEKFDGGASSRWPATREIESYWYPVWLTYPAGMLPGSRLLDAPPHKITPQQTVEIAKDYEFVVLFTSAVGFENDVELVRRMKEAKPGLRVAFVGPPVQVKPDESLMASDDIDFIVRGEFDYAVVEFAQGKPLSEILGASYRKDGKIVHNPPRKELQTEDLDRLPFATEVYKRDLSIENYNVPFLLHPFVSFYSSRGCPALCTFCLWPQTLSGHAWRTRSVDNVVTEIGQALKLFPQAKEFFFDDDTFNIRKDRVIELSKKFKPLGFRWSCTARVHSDYETLKAMADGGARLFIVGFESGDDQILKNIKKGATAEMGRRFAKNCKQLGIAIHADFIIGLPGETPETIERTIDFARELDSETIQVSLAHGYPGTEMYNQLLQAGQLVNLPMSDTNGHQLPHIQYPGLSTAQMMDAVNRFYDEYYFRPRVVWRIVRKALWDKDERKRLYQEGVEFLRLRSERLKFARQGPVKATSISVPAIDLASEPPSNS; this is encoded by the coding sequence ATGGTGTCTGTTTTGAAGACGCTGTTGCTGAATCCTCCGAGTTTCGAGAAGTTTGATGGCGGCGCAAGTTCGAGGTGGCCCGCCACGCGCGAGATTGAGTCTTACTGGTACCCCGTGTGGCTCACCTATCCCGCGGGAATGCTGCCCGGCAGCCGCCTGCTGGATGCCCCTCCGCACAAAATTACTCCTCAGCAGACCGTCGAAATCGCCAAGGACTATGAGTTTGTGGTCCTTTTCACGTCCGCTGTCGGTTTTGAGAACGACGTTGAGCTTGTCCGCCGGATGAAGGAGGCAAAGCCCGGCCTCCGAGTAGCCTTTGTGGGACCTCCCGTGCAGGTGAAGCCCGATGAAAGCTTGATGGCCAGCGACGACATCGATTTTATTGTGCGCGGCGAATTTGATTATGCCGTGGTGGAGTTTGCGCAGGGTAAGCCGCTCAGCGAGATTCTCGGCGCCAGTTATCGCAAGGACGGGAAAATCGTCCACAATCCGCCGCGAAAGGAACTGCAGACGGAGGATTTGGACCGCCTGCCGTTTGCCACGGAGGTCTACAAGCGCGACCTGAGCATTGAGAATTACAACGTTCCTTTTCTGCTTCATCCCTTCGTCTCGTTCTATTCTTCGCGCGGGTGTCCCGCCCTTTGCACCTTCTGCCTGTGGCCGCAGACACTTTCGGGTCATGCCTGGCGGACACGCTCCGTCGACAACGTGGTTACGGAAATCGGGCAGGCTCTCAAGCTGTTCCCGCAGGCGAAGGAATTCTTCTTCGATGATGACACTTTCAATATCCGTAAGGACCGCGTCATCGAACTGTCAAAGAAATTCAAACCGCTGGGTTTCCGCTGGTCCTGCACGGCCCGCGTCCACAGCGACTATGAAACCCTCAAAGCCATGGCTGACGGCGGCGCCCGGCTCTTTATCGTGGGTTTTGAATCCGGCGACGATCAGATACTGAAGAACATCAAGAAAGGCGCAACCGCGGAAATGGGCCGCAGGTTCGCGAAGAACTGCAAGCAGCTCGGCATAGCAATCCACGCCGACTTCATCATCGGGCTTCCGGGTGAGACACCCGAAACCATCGAGCGCACCATCGATTTTGCGAGGGAATTGGACTCGGAAACCATCCAGGTTTCCCTTGCGCACGGCTATCCGGGGACGGAAATGTACAACCAGTTGTTGCAGGCTGGCCAGTTGGTGAATCTTCCCATGTCTGACACCAACGGCCACCAACTGCCTCACATTCAATATCCGGGCCTGTCGACGGCGCAGATGATGGACGCCGTCAACCGCTTCTACGATGAGTATTACTTCAGGCCGCGAGTGGTGTGGCGAATCGTACGCAAGGCGCTCTGGGACAAAGACGAGCGTAAGCGCCTGTACCAGGAAGGCGTGGAGTTTCTCCGGTTGCGGAGTGAGCGGCTTAAATTTGCCCGCCAGGGACCCGTGAAGGCAACCTCCATCAGCGTGCCGGCGATCGACCTGGCTTCCGAGCCTCCATCGAACTCCTGA
- a CDS encoding tetratricopeptide repeat protein → MKFLKLPVLAALLCFCAQGARGWASGNPSPSPCPARPAIANDLDAGKYAESASILQRQVAKNPADAQATLWLARSFMDLGSYDKAVAFAERAAQLSPDCSESHFWLARSYGMKADTDRSFWLARKAKLEYQKAIQLDPDNLAARRDLMEFYLQAPWILGGSRDKAEAQVQAIASRDATEGHLARAIYWRDLGRSDLAATEYRRVLEARPSQPEAYFQIADFYESDQKPVQLDAAVQAVSLIVPNDPRLNYYSAVADVMKRRDLAGAEQNLKAYLAGTPRRDDFPPHAAAHDWLGRIYEIWGKKAQAIEQYRVALGLSPDNQGALDALKRLDAN, encoded by the coding sequence ATGAAATTTTTGAAACTACCAGTACTCGCAGCGTTACTTTGTTTTTGCGCTCAGGGCGCTCGCGGATGGGCGTCTGGTAACCCCTCGCCCAGTCCGTGTCCTGCTCGGCCGGCAATTGCCAATGACCTGGACGCCGGGAAGTACGCTGAGTCCGCGTCAATACTCCAGCGACAGGTGGCCAAGAACCCCGCGGACGCCCAAGCCACGTTATGGCTGGCGCGATCCTTCATGGACCTTGGCAGTTACGACAAGGCAGTTGCATTTGCCGAACGCGCGGCCCAATTGTCGCCCGACTGTTCAGAATCGCACTTCTGGCTGGCGCGTTCTTACGGAATGAAGGCCGATACGGACCGCAGCTTCTGGCTCGCCCGAAAGGCCAAACTGGAATATCAGAAAGCCATCCAGCTTGATCCGGACAATCTTGCCGCGCGCCGCGATTTAATGGAGTTCTATCTCCAGGCCCCGTGGATACTGGGCGGGAGCAGGGATAAGGCCGAGGCCCAGGTGCAAGCCATCGCGTCCCGTGACGCTACCGAAGGCCATCTGGCGCGCGCCATTTATTGGCGCGATCTGGGCAGATCGGACCTTGCCGCCACGGAGTATCGCAGGGTTTTGGAGGCACGGCCGTCACAGCCAGAAGCCTACTTTCAGATTGCGGATTTTTATGAGTCTGATCAGAAGCCGGTCCAACTGGATGCCGCCGTACAGGCGGTCTCTTTGATTGTGCCGAATGACCCGCGCCTGAATTACTACAGCGCAGTGGCTGACGTGATGAAACGCCGGGACCTCGCAGGGGCTGAGCAGAACCTGAAGGCGTACCTTGCCGGGACCCCGCGCCGGGACGATTTCCCGCCGCATGCGGCGGCGCATGACTGGCTGGGCCGGATTTACGAAATATGGGGGAAGAAGGCGCAAGCGATCGAGCAATACCGTGTGGCCCTCGGGCTGAGCCCCGACAACCAGGGGGCACTGGATGCTCTCAAGCGCCTGGATGCAAATTAG
- a CDS encoding EamA family transporter — protein MPELRSPRAKTFILLAFMVTFGSSGDVLLSRGMKRLGELRSWAPGTAAAFFARAFESGTIWLAIALLMLFLVSYMLVLSWADFSYVSPASAIGYVLVALMGYFFLGEHVPTTRWVGVGLICVGVFVVGGTHPSTNHNS, from the coding sequence ATGCCTGAATTGAGAAGCCCGCGAGCCAAGACCTTCATCCTGCTGGCGTTTATGGTCACCTTCGGGTCATCCGGTGACGTACTGCTCAGCCGGGGGATGAAGCGGCTGGGCGAGCTCCGTAGCTGGGCCCCGGGGACCGCAGCGGCTTTTTTTGCACGGGCCTTCGAGAGCGGCACCATCTGGTTGGCTATCGCCCTGTTGATGCTGTTCCTGGTGAGCTATATGCTCGTGCTTTCCTGGGCGGATTTCAGCTACGTTTCACCCGCCTCGGCCATTGGCTATGTTTTGGTGGCCCTGATGGGATACTTCTTTCTGGGAGAGCATGTCCCAACCACACGCTGGGTTGGCGTTGGCCTGATCTGCGTGGGGGTTTTTGTGGTTGGCGGCACGCACCCCAGCACAAATCACAACTCATGA
- the shc gene encoding squalene--hopene cyclase has translation MTQEARVELESFKDGGAVGALDAGLDQRVERAIARASEHLLSLQSPEGYWVGELHADSTLESDYIFFLYVAGQFVPGRIAKLSNSIRRRQLPDGGWNIYLGGPSELNATVKAYFALKLAGHSPDEPAMAAARLRIHDLGGLEQTNSYTRFYLALGGALEWKHVPAIPPELMLSPSWFFFNVYSLSSWTRAIVVPLTILYALRPHWPLPKHARVDELFREASGHIPAFDWDRKIITWRNLFLAIDRLFKLHESLPWRPLRKMALARAQRWMLEHLERSEGLGAIYPAMLNSLFALLAMGHPADDPLTARELAHLRGFEVEKGDTISLQPCRSPVWDTAIAMYSLEEAGLPSDHPALVNAARWLLDRQIVGPGDWQVKNQDAPPGGWAFEFLNDFYPDVDDASFVMMALQRVAYPDKVRLEHALRRGFHWLVSMQNRDGGWGAFDRDNDCAVLTRVPFADHNAMIDPSTADVTARVLECVARLGWPATHPAVQRALGYLRRQQGAEGAWYGRWGVNYVYGTSGVLRMLEAFGLGRTPEALRGADWLCSVQNRGGGFGESCASYDDPSLKGRGPCTPSQTAWGLIGLLATRGVNDPAVTNAVQYLLDEQTEEGFWKENEFTGTGFPRVFYLCYTLYRNTFPLYALAHYQNLRLNRTQAESVRLSPAEFEPHNGNGKKNGRN, from the coding sequence ATGACACAGGAAGCGAGAGTAGAGCTCGAATCGTTCAAAGACGGCGGTGCGGTCGGAGCATTGGATGCTGGCCTCGATCAACGCGTCGAACGGGCGATTGCCCGGGCGTCCGAGCATCTGCTTTCCTTGCAATCACCAGAGGGCTACTGGGTCGGCGAACTACACGCCGATTCCACTCTGGAATCTGACTACATATTTTTTCTTTACGTGGCCGGGCAATTTGTTCCCGGGCGGATAGCGAAGCTGTCGAACTCCATACGCCGCAGGCAGCTGCCGGACGGAGGGTGGAATATCTACCTGGGCGGCCCCTCCGAGCTCAACGCCACCGTCAAAGCTTACTTCGCACTGAAGCTGGCCGGCCATTCCCCGGATGAGCCCGCCATGGCGGCTGCCCGCCTGAGAATCCACGACCTCGGGGGGCTTGAACAGACCAATTCTTACACGCGGTTTTACCTGGCGCTGGGGGGCGCTTTGGAATGGAAGCACGTGCCGGCAATCCCTCCCGAGTTAATGCTTTCTCCGTCCTGGTTTTTCTTTAACGTTTACTCCCTGTCGTCGTGGACGCGCGCGATCGTGGTGCCGCTCACGATCCTCTACGCTCTGCGTCCGCACTGGCCCCTGCCCAAGCATGCGCGAGTTGATGAACTTTTCCGCGAGGCGTCTGGTCACATTCCGGCCTTTGACTGGGACCGGAAAATCATCACCTGGCGGAACCTGTTTCTTGCCATCGACCGCTTGTTCAAGTTGCACGAGTCCCTCCCCTGGAGGCCCTTGCGTAAGATGGCTCTTGCGCGGGCACAGAGATGGATGCTGGAACATCTGGAGAGGAGCGAGGGATTGGGGGCTATTTACCCGGCCATGCTCAACTCGCTCTTTGCCTTGCTAGCCATGGGACATCCTGCTGATGACCCTCTGACGGCACGGGAGCTCGCGCATTTGCGCGGGTTCGAGGTTGAGAAGGGGGACACGATTTCCCTGCAACCTTGCCGGTCACCTGTCTGGGATACCGCGATTGCAATGTACTCGCTTGAGGAGGCGGGTCTGCCTTCAGACCATCCGGCCCTGGTGAATGCCGCGCGATGGCTGCTGGATCGCCAGATTGTCGGTCCCGGCGACTGGCAGGTGAAGAATCAGGACGCCCCGCCGGGAGGTTGGGCGTTTGAATTTCTGAATGACTTTTATCCCGATGTTGACGACGCCTCCTTTGTGATGATGGCGCTGCAGCGGGTCGCCTATCCGGACAAGGTCCGGCTTGAGCATGCACTCCGGCGCGGGTTCCACTGGCTGGTCAGCATGCAGAACCGCGATGGAGGCTGGGGCGCCTTCGACCGTGATAATGACTGTGCAGTCCTTACCCGTGTACCGTTTGCTGATCACAATGCCATGATCGACCCTTCAACGGCGGACGTCACCGCGCGGGTGCTGGAGTGCGTTGCGCGCCTCGGGTGGCCGGCTACGCACCCTGCGGTGCAGCGCGCTCTCGGCTATCTGCGAAGACAGCAGGGGGCGGAAGGAGCGTGGTACGGCCGGTGGGGTGTGAACTACGTCTACGGAACCAGCGGCGTTCTGCGGATGCTGGAAGCTTTCGGCCTGGGCCGGACTCCGGAAGCTCTAAGGGGGGCTGACTGGCTCTGTTCCGTTCAGAACAGGGGGGGCGGTTTTGGAGAATCATGCGCTTCCTACGACGACCCTTCCCTCAAAGGAAGGGGGCCGTGCACACCGTCACAAACGGCATGGGGACTGATCGGATTGCTGGCCACCCGCGGCGTCAATGATCCGGCCGTCACTAACGCGGTGCAATATCTGTTGGACGAACAGACCGAAGAGGGTTTCTGGAAAGAAAACGAATTTACCGGGACCGGCTTCCCGCGGGTCTTCTATCTGTGTTACACCTTATATCGTAATACCTTCCCACTTTATGCGCTGGCGCATTACCAAAACCTCCGTCTGAACAGAACGCAGGCGGAGTCCGTTCGCCTTTCGCCAGCCGAATTCGAGCCGCACAATGGAAACGGAAAGAAAAACGGGAGGAATTGA
- a CDS encoding alcohol dehydrogenase catalytic domain-containing protein has product METHLSGDMNAAVLYGREDLKIERIPIPTFTPDEVLVRVKVALTCGTDLKVWRQGYHAKMIVPPAVFGHELSGIVEAVGSDVANGLKPGSWVVPANSAPCNSCIFCRKGQSNLCNSLLFNNGAYAEYIRIPGRIVRENTLEIPPHVPFRDAALVEPLACILRGIEETGIQAGDTTVVVGCGPIGLKFIRVLSVRGARVIALGKRRSQVRTAERLGAYAGFDISQMEDPVSAVRQLTEGGHGADSVIEAVGIPQTWQWAVQMVRRGGTVNLFGGCPRGSQVQFDPSLLHYSEITLRSTFHHTPQFVRKALDAVAKGEIRASDFVTGEIPLDELPHFFQKMKHRNGELKMAVIP; this is encoded by the coding sequence ATGGAAACTCATCTCAGCGGCGATATGAACGCCGCGGTGTTATATGGTCGCGAAGACCTGAAAATTGAACGAATTCCGATACCGACCTTCACTCCGGATGAAGTCCTGGTACGGGTGAAGGTGGCCCTGACCTGCGGAACGGACTTGAAAGTCTGGCGGCAAGGTTATCACGCCAAGATGATTGTACCTCCGGCTGTTTTTGGACACGAACTCTCAGGAATTGTCGAAGCAGTTGGAAGCGATGTCGCTAACGGGCTGAAGCCTGGATCCTGGGTGGTGCCTGCCAATTCTGCCCCCTGTAATAGCTGCATATTTTGCCGCAAAGGCCAGTCGAACCTTTGCAATTCGCTCCTGTTTAACAACGGCGCCTACGCTGAGTACATCCGGATTCCGGGGCGCATCGTTCGGGAAAATACACTGGAGATTCCCCCACACGTGCCCTTCCGGGACGCCGCCCTGGTTGAACCGCTTGCGTGCATTCTGCGGGGCATCGAAGAAACAGGGATTCAAGCCGGCGACACCACGGTGGTGGTGGGATGCGGGCCCATCGGGCTGAAGTTCATCCGAGTGCTGTCAGTTCGCGGCGCACGGGTGATTGCCCTCGGCAAAAGGAGGAGCCAGGTCCGTACTGCGGAACGGCTTGGCGCCTATGCCGGGTTTGACATCTCACAGATGGAAGACCCGGTTTCCGCAGTCCGCCAGCTCACTGAAGGAGGTCACGGCGCTGATTCGGTAATTGAAGCAGTCGGAATCCCACAGACCTGGCAGTGGGCCGTCCAGATGGTGCGTCGCGGCGGCACCGTTAATCTATTCGGAGGGTGTCCGCGCGGCAGCCAGGTGCAGTTTGATCCCTCGCTCCTTCACTATTCAGAAATCACGCTGCGCTCGACCTTCCATCACACTCCGCAATTTGTCCGTAAGGCCCTCGATGCGGTGGCGAAAGGAGAAATCCGTGCCTCAGATTTTGTGACAGGGGAAATCCCGCTTGACGAATTGCCGCATTTCTTCCAGAAAATGAAGCACCGCAACGGAGAATTAAAAATGGCGGTGATCCCATGA